A stretch of the Aegilops tauschii subsp. strangulata cultivar AL8/78 chromosome 4, Aet v6.0, whole genome shotgun sequence genome encodes the following:
- the LOC141021604 gene encoding uncharacterized protein, whose amino-acid sequence MMIDELIENIVASGTYDDDFLRRIVLVLLGTVLAPQSTKEVPNAYYKLVHDVEAIKAFNWNAFTLRYMFWEKVQPLDDEAFDPLAHEYPLMLNWSEDEAKKRDAYDTSYGRGNGTIVVEKLEKKGLVFKPNKGSDDDIEFVEHSEDWVGKYGPSKYKSSKYWTDVKSTPAKEDMDNRVDASFTTGNGRKLACEKGVHHNTPGTGDEGDPFVIEDNGNSPNPSLATVDTNDFPAITSTPKNMNEVSDGSSADKSEEISMDSLNTRLFGIRVAMINTDYINEDHIEAAKVINSYCNHMQTHNPRADRHILSSWVSHWLILRVDGKVNNSKRHFMDHFTNQTKMVSRVTEEYFIKDKAYFPFHVEENHWITVLMHNKKKEFQVLNSTGECSKRVLAKIAKLRAEIANDTKEVNALIGTEHPDVSSWPIREYDMPKQEDGVSCGLFVVKCVQNWDGDDWTFEFDQDEVNASRGRILAEILFSECNTKEVVKEKGTHSS is encoded by the exons ATGATGATAGACGAGCTGATTGAGAACATCGTTGCCAGTGGCACGTACGATGATGATTTTCTCCGTAGAATTGTTCTGGTTCTTCTAGGCACGGTTCTTGCACCGCAGTCCACGAAAGAAGTTCCTAATGCTTATTACAAGTTAGTGCACGATGTGGAGGCCATCAAAGCATTTAATTGGAACGCATTTACTTTACGC TACATGTTTTGGGAGAAAGTGCAGCCACTGGATGATGAGGCATTTGATCCACTGGCTCATGAATATCCGTTGATGCTTAATTGGTCAGAAGATGAGGCTAAGAAGCGTGACGCGTACGACACGTCATACGGCCGTGGTAATGGGACG ATAGTAGTGGAGAAGCTGGAGAAGAAAGGTCTTGTCTTCAAGCCAAACAAGGGGTCTGATGATGACATTGAGTTTGTGGAGCATAGTGAAGACTGGGTGGGGAAGTATGGTCCATCAAAATACAAATCATCAAAATATTGGACAGATGTAAAATCGACTCCTGCAAAAGAAGATATGGACAACAGGGTGGACGCATCCTTCACCACTGGGAACGGGAGGAAATTGGCGTGTGAGAAAGGTGTGCATCACAACACACCTGGTACAGGAGATGAAGGCGACCCCTTCGTTATTGAGGACAATGGTAATTCACCCAACCCATCTCTTGCGACGGTAGACACGAATGACTTTCCAGCTATTACTTCAACCCCCAAGAACATGAATGAAGTGTCAGACGGGTCTAGCGCCGATAAATCTGAGGAGATTAGTATGGATAGTCTGAACACCC GTCTGTTTGGTATAAGAGTTGCTATGATTAATACTGATTACATTAATGAGGATCACATAGAGGCCGCGAAG GTCATCAATAGTTATTGCAACCATATGCAGACCCATAATCCTCGTGCTGACCGTCACATATTATCATCTTGGGTGTCCCACTGGCTTATTCTTCGTGTTGATGGAAAGGTTAACAACTCTAAGAGGCATTTTATGGATCATTTCACAAACCAAACTAAAATGGTGTCTAGAGTTACTGAAGAGTATTTCATCAAAGATAAG GCATACTTTCCTTTTCATGTGGAAGAAAATCATTGGATAACAGTTCTTATGCACAACAAGAAAAAAGAGTTTCAAGTTTTAAACTCTACTGGTGAATGCAGCAAAAGAGTTCTTGCAAAGATTGCTAAGCTG AGGGCAGAAATAGCTAATGATACAAAGGAGGTGAATGCACTTATTGGAACGGAACATCCTGACGTATCTTCCTGGCCAATAAGGGAGTACGATATGCCTAAACAAGAAGACGG AGTCTCTTGTGGTCTTTTCGTGGTGAAATGCGTTCAAAACTGGGACGGAGATGATTGGACATTTGAGTTCGATCAAGATGAGGTTAATGCTTCAAGGGGACGCATTCTAGCTGAAATACTTTTTTCAGAATGCAACACGAAGGAAGTAGTGAAAGAGAAGGGGACGCATTCTAGCTGA